The following DNA comes from Desulfobaculum xiamenense.
CCGTTTAGCCGATAGTTGCCGATTTTTTCGGCGGCGATGCGCAGCGCCTGCATTTCCGCGTGGGCGCTGGGATCGTTGCGGGTGATGGGGGCGTTGGACGCCTCGGCAAGAATGTCGCCATCCGGGCCGATGATGAGTGCGCCAACGGGAACTTCGCCCGAGTCGGCGGCGTGGTGAGCCAGCACGAGGGCGCGTTCCATGAGCTGTTCCCAGCTTTCCCAACCTTGGGGGACGTCCGGGAACGTGCTTGAGGTCTTCATGATGTCTGCTCTGTGTCCGATCGCCGGAGGCACCCCTGTCCGAGTCGTCCGCCGGGACGTATTCGCGTAGTGGATCGGGGTGCCTCCGGAAAAACCTATCGGCTCTTGATGTACTTGACGGCGTTCTCGATGAGCACCGTTCCCAGCGTGGGCCGCGCGCCGCGGGTCCATGCGGGATGGTTGGTGGGATGGTTGAACGCTTCGGGGTGCGGCATGAGGCCGAGGATGCGACCGGTCGGGTCGGTCAGTCCGGCGATGCCGAAGGGCGAACCGTTGGGATTGAAGGGGTACTCCTGCGTCGGCTCACCGGTGGCGGGGTGCGCGTATTGCAGGGCCACGAGTTCGTCGTCCATGAGGGCGGTCAGCGTGGCTTCGTCCTTCGCGGTGAGCTTGCCCTCGCCGTGGCGAATGGGCATTTCGAGGATGTCCAGCCCCTTGGTGAAGACACAGGGGCTTTTGGGATTGGCCTTGAGGTGGACCCAGCGGTCCTCGAACTTGGCGGAGTCGTTGTGCGACAGGGAAACCTGTCGCTCGAAGTACTTGCCGCCCACGGCGGGCAGCAGGCCGAGCTTCACCAGAAGCTGGAAGCCGTTGCAGATGCCGAGGATGAGACCCCCGGCATTGAAGAACGACCGGAGCTGATCGACAAGGGGCGTGCCCTCGCGGGTTTCGGCGAACTTCCACCGTAGCGCAGCGGCCTGCGCCGCGCCGAGGTCGTCGCCGTCCAGAAATCCTCCGGGGAAGATCAGGAAGTTGTAGTCCTCAACGCGGCAGCGCCCGGCGATGAGATCCGAAAAGTAGACGATAGTGGCGCTGTCGGCACCGGCCAACTCGGCCGCATAGGCCGATTCCTTCTCGCAATTCGTACCGTTGCCGGTGATGACGAGGGTTCTGACCTCCGCCATAAATTCCTCCCATTGTCTTGACACCCAGGGGGGTGTCGACTAGCGTGTCCAAGGTCTGTGGGACCATAATGACACTCACATGTGCCGTCAACCGCTCAAATGGCCTGACTATGGGACCCAACCTATCGAAAAAATATGCAGTATTAGCCAACTACGGCAGTAGTGCCTCGTTTCGACCCGCCGGATCTCACCAGTTTCGGCGGGTCGACATTTGATGTATGCTCCGCGAGACGGGTCCGGGGAAAAACGGCCCCGGCCCGCATCTTTTCGATAATTCAATCAAGACTAAAAGAGGACAGGTCCGGCGAATGAAAACGAAGTTCATCTTTGTCACTGGTGGCGTGTTGTCTTCCCTCGGGAAGGGGCTTTCCGCCGCCTCCATCGGCGCATTGCTCAAGGCCAGGGGCCTCACCTGCACCATTCAGAAGCTTGACCCCTATATCAACGTTGACCCCGGCACCATGAATCCGTTCCAGCACGGCGAGGTGTACGTGACCAACGACGGAGCCGAGACGGACCTGGATATGGGGCACTACGAGCGTTTTCTCGATGTGCCCATGAGTCAGCGCAACAACTACACCTCTGGCAGCATCTACTACAGCGTCATCACCAAGGAGCGCCGCGGCGACTACCTCGGCGGCACTGTGCAGGTGATTCCGCACATCACCGACGAAATCAAGAGCGCCGTGCTGAGCCTCGCCAGCGATGATCTGGACGTGGCCCTCATTGAGATCGGCGGCACCGTCGGCGACATTGAAGGCCAGCCCTTCCTCGAAGCCATTCGCCAGCTGCGCATCGACCTCGGCAAGGAAAACTGCCTCTACATCCACCTGACGCTGGTGCCCTACCTGCAGGCCGCTGGCGAGGTGAAGACCAAGCCGACCCAGCACTCCGTGAAGGAGCTGCGCTCCATCGGCATCCAGCCCGACATCATGATCTGCCGCAGCGAAGTGCCGCTGGACGAGCACATCAAGGGCAAGATTGCGCTGTTCTGCAACGTCGATCCCGACGCCGTCTTCTGCGCCAAGGATATCGACAATATTTACAAGCTCCCGCTGGCCTTCTACGAGGAGGGTATCGACCAGAAGATCGCCATCATGCTGCGTCTGCCCGCCAAGAACCCGGACCTCACCCCGTGGTATGACCTTGAGCACAACATCGACAATCCCAAGGGTGATGTGACCATCGGCATCGTGGGCAAGTACGTGGACCTCAAGGAAGCCTACAAGAGCCTGCACGAGGCGCTGGTGCACGGCGGTTTCGCCAACCGCGTGACCGTGAACCTCAAGTACATCAATTCCGAGGAAATCACCGCCGACAACGTTGCCGAGCGCCTGACCGGCCTTGATGGCATTCTGGTTCCCGGTGGCTTCGGTTCCCGTGGTGTCGAGGGCAAGATCAAGGCCATCGAGTACGCCCGCGTGAACAAGGTGCCCTTCTTCGGCATCTGCCTCGGCATGCAGTGCTCCGTGATCGAGTTCGCCCGCAACGTCGCTGGCTTTGAGGCCGCCAACTCCGAGGAATTCGATCAGAACACTCCCGATCCGGTCATTTACCTGATGAAGGAGTGGTACGACTTCCAGACCGGCCGCGTGGAGCGCCGCGACGAGTCCAGCAACAAGGGCGGCACCATGCGCCTTGGCGCGTACCCCTGCAAGATCGTGCCGGACACCAATGCCAGCCGCGCCTACGGCGAGGAGAACATCAGCGAGCGTCACCGCCACCGCTATGAGTTCAACAACGCCTACATCGAGCGCCTGCGCGAGAAGGGTCTCGTGTTCTCCGGCACCTCTCCGGATGGCGAGCTGATGGAAATCGTCGAGGTCAAGGACCATCCGTGGTTCCTCGGCTGCCAGTTCCATCCCGAATTCCAGTCCAACCCCATGCGGCCCCATCCCCTGTTCCGGGACTTCATCAAGGCCGCCAAGGAGCAGAGGAAGGGCAAGTAGGGAATGAATTCCACTGAACTCTACGAGCTTTCCTGCACGGGTCCGTTTGTCATAGCGGGCCCGTGCGCCCTCGAAAGTCTCGATATCGCACTGCGTACCGGCGAGCGGGTGGCCGAGGCCGCCCGTGCGCTTGGGCTGACGGCCGTCTTCAAGAGTTCCTTCGACAAGGCCAACCGCACCTCGGTGACCAGCTTCCGTGGCCCCGGCATGGAGGAGGGACTCCGAATGCTGGCCCGCGTCAAGGAGGCCACCGGCCTTCCCGTCATCACCGACATTCACGCCCCCGAGCAGGCCGCCGTTGTGGCCGAAGTGGCGGACGTCATCCAGATTCCCGCCTTCCTCTGCCGGCAGACCGACCTTCTGGTCGCCGCGGGCGAGACCGGGCGGATCATCAGCGTGAAGAAGGGTCAGTTCCTCGCTCCGTGGGACATGCGCCACGCGGTGGAGAAGATTCGCTCCACCGGCAACGGCAAGATATGGCTCACCGAGCGCGGCGCATCCTTCGGATACAACAATCTCGTCGTGGATTTCCGCGCTTTGTCCATCATGGCCGGGTTCGGCTGCCCCGTGGTGTTCGACGCCACGCATTCCGTGCAGTTGCCGGGCGGGCAGGGTGGATGTTCTGGCGGGCAGCGCGAGTTCGTGCCCGTGCTGGCTCGTGCGGCCGTTGCCGCCGGTGCCAACGGCGTGTTCCTCGAAACGCATCCTGATCCGGACAAGGCTCTGTGCGACGGTCCCAACTCCTGGCCCCTCGATCGGCTCGACGCGCTGCTGCGCGATCTCGTCGCCCTGTGGAATGTCGGCCATGAGTGCTAGCGAAGCCGCCATTGCCGCAGCTCGTCAGGTGCGGGTGCTCGTGCTCGACGTGGACGGTGTGCTCACCGATGGCGGGCTGTACTACGACGCGGCGGGAGATGTCTCCAAGCGCTTCAACGTGCAGGATGGGCTGGGCATCAAGCTCGCCCAGGCCGCCGGTCTCGTCGTGGCCGTCATCACCGGACTGAAGTCCAAGGCTGTGGAGAAGCGCGTGCGCGAACTCGGCATCAAGGACTACCACGCTGGACACACGGCCAAGATTCCCCTGCTGCAACAGATTTGCGACGCCCATGGCGTGCAGATGTCGCAGGTCGCCTATCTTGGCGACGACTGGGTTGACGCCGGGCCTTTGCGCAGCGTTGGTCTGCCCATGGCCGTGTGTAACGCCCAGCCCGAGATTCGCGACATGGCCGCGTGGGTGTCCACCGTTCCCGGCGGACATGGTGCCGTACGCGAGTGCATCCGCTTCATCCTCGAAGCGCAGGACAAGCTGGGCATCCTCTGGGAGGAATGGAAAATCCGATGAACCGTTCGCGTCTCGTCCTTGTCATCACGGTTTCGTTGATTGCCATTTTGGGCGCGGCGTATCTCGTGTGGATCGGCAGCGGCGGGCCGGACGGCGACGACGTCATCACCGCACCCCCGGTGGACATGTCCATGCAGGGGGTGGAGTTGACGCGCAGTTCCGGCGACGGTTCGCGCTGGACGCTCAAGGCCGAGGGTGCCGAATATCAGCAGGAGGACGGCGTGGTCAGCGTCCGTTCCCCGCGCATCGAGTGGGAGCGCGCCGACCATGATTCCGTGACGGTCACGTCCGCGAGCGGAACCGTGGATCAGAGCAGCGGCAACGCCCAGCTCTGGCCCGACGTGGTCATCGTCTCCGGTGACACCACAGTGCACGCCGGACGCCTCGAATACAGCGAGCAGAAGCGATCCATCCACCTGCGCGAGGACGTCCGCATCGTGCGCGGAGGGCTTGCTCTCGACGCGCCGGAAGTCGTTTTCGATCTCGATACCAATGTGATTACAGCCACCGGCGGCGTCCGGGCCGAACTGACGGGCCATGCGGAGCCGACCATGGAGGACAAGCCGTGAAGACCTTCCCCCGTATCGCCGCGTTCGCCATCGCCGCCACGCTTATGACCGCACCTCTTGCGGTCGCGCAGTCCACGTCCGTTCCGACGAAGATCACCTCTCAGAAGACCGTCTACGATCAGGACGGCCGGACCGTCGTCTTCCGTGGCGACGTGTTGGTGGTGCGCCCCGACATGAAGATATGGGCGGACGTTATGACCGTGCGCCTCGACGCCTCCGCGAAGCAGGGGCAGCCGGGCACCATCTCCCGTATCGAGGCCACCGGCAATGTGCGCCTTGAGCGCGAGGGCAAGAAGGGCCAGTGCGCCAAGGCCGTGTACGATGCCGCCAAGGGCCTTTTGACCCTCAGCGGAGACCCGCGCCTCGCCGATGGCGACAACAGCATCTCCGGTAAGGTCATCCGCCTGTGGCTCAAGGACAACCGCAGCGAGGTCGAGGGCGGCGACAAGCCCGTGGAAGCCATATTCTTCACCCCCGGTGCCGAGGCGGGAAAGTAGCATGTCCGTCATTTCCGCTTCCGATCTGTGCAAGGTGTACGGCCAGCGAAAGGTCGTGCACGACATCGGCGTCAACGTCGCGCAGGGCGAAGTGGTCGGCCTGCTCGGCCCCAACGGCGCGGGCAAGACCACCACGTTCTACATGCTGGCGGGCATCGTGAAGCCGACAGGCGGCTCAGTCCGGCTGGACGACGAGGAGATCACCATGCTGCCCCTGCACGAGCGGGCGCGGCTGGGCATGAGCTACCTCCCGCAGGAAAGCTCGGTGTTCAAGAAGCTCACCGTGCGGCAGAATCTGGAGATCGTGCTGGAGCAGAGCGGTCTCGACCGCGCAACCCAGCAGGCGAGGGCGGATCAGCTTCTGGACGAACTGGGCATCACCCGACTTTCGGACCAGAAGGCCATGCATCTTTCGGGCGGCGAGCGCCGTCGGCTGGAGATCGCCCGTGCCCTCATCCTCAATCCCAAGTTCATGCTGCTCGACGAGCCCTTCGCGGGCATCGACCCCATCGCCGTGGATGATATTCAGGGCATCGTGAGCGGACTTCGTGAAAAAGGTATCGGAGTACTCATTTCCGATCACAACGTTCGAGAGACGTTGAGAATCTGCGACAGAGCCTATCTCGTCTACGAGGGACGAATCATCCTGAGTGGCACTCCGGATGAAATTTGTGCCGATCCGAAGGCCCGCCGGGTGTATCTGGGAGAGAGCTTCAGTCTCTAACATCCCGAAATCACTATATCAATTTCGATATTCAAAATCCTTGCCATCCTCGGTTGCAAGCTTGTTCCGGATGTGGCATGTTGCAAATGCGGTTGAGAAAACATTCTCATGCCGCATGGATTTCACCTTGAGCGACGGGCATTTTCGTTGGTTCAGACACATGTTTGACCGTGCCCCGTTCGCCGGAATCCCAACCGCCAACATTTCGCAAGAAGACGAACAGCCCCGATGGCACTCGAACTCAGACAACAGCTCAAGCTTTCCCAGCAACTGGTCATGACCCCGCAGTTGCAGCAGGCCATCAAACTGCTGCAGCTTTCCCGGTTTGAACTGGTTGATATGGTCCAGCAGGAACTCCTCGAAAACCCGCTTCTCGAGGAGGCCGTTCCCGAACAGGCTCAGGAGAAGGCCGAGGCCGAGGAAAATGCCCGCGCCGTAGAGGCTGCGCAGACGGCCGAGGTCATGGACGAGGGCGTTCGCGAGAACGACGCCGTTCAGGGCGCGGACTGGGAAAATTACCTCGGCGAGTTTTCGAGCACATCCCGCAATTCCGCCGCCCGCGAGGCCGAAATCCCCGAGGAGGGGATGTCCTTCGAGGCCCGGCTGTCGTCCAAGCCCTCGCTGGAGGGCCACCTTGAGTGGCAGCTCCGGCTGTCGGACATGACGCCCCGCCAGATGGACATCGGCGAGGTCATCATCGGCAACATCGGCTCGCAGGGCTATTTGCAGGCTACCGCCGAGGAAATTGCCGCCGACGCCGGGTGTACTTCCGAAGAGGTCGAGGTGGTGCTGCGTCGCATTCAGAATTTCGATCCAGTCGGCGTTGCCGCGCGTGACCCGCGCGAGTGTCTGCTCGTCCAGATCGAGTCCTACGGCTACGAGGACCCCATCCTCATCGAACTCGTCAGCGAGCACCTCGAAGATCTCGAAACCAAGCGCTATAAGCCGCTTGCCCGCAAGTTCCGCATCTCGATGGAGGAACTTCGCGAGTATCTCGATCTCATCCAATCCCTCGATCCAATGCCCGGTGCCGCCTACGGCAGCAGCGAGCCGCAGTACGTGAGCCCGGACGTCTACGTCTACAAGTACGAGGACGATTTCATCATCGTGCTCAACGAGGACGGTCTTCCTCGCCTCACGCTCAACGATTTCTATCTCGATTCCCTCAAGAGCGGCCGCGGCGCACCGGAAAAGGACTACGTCCACGAGCGGTTGCGCTCCGCACAGTGGCTGATGAAGAGCCTCTATCAGCGTCAGCGCACGCTCTATAAGGTCATGGAGAGCATCGTGCGCTTCCAGCGCGGCTTCTTCGAGAACGGCGTGACCAGTCTTCGGCCGCTCATTCTCAAGGATGTGGCCGACGACATCGAGATGCACGAATCCACCATCAGCCGCATCACCACCAGCAAGTATGTGGCGACGCCGCACGGCCTGTTCGAACTGAAGTTCTTCTTCAACAGCGCCCTTGGGCTGGACGACGGAAGTCAGGTCGGCTCCGAGAGCGTCAAGGCGCAGATCAAGAGCCTGATAGGTGAGGAGGACCCCCACCATCCACTGTCGGACGAGCGCATCGCGGAAATTCTGAAGGAACGGCTTCAGGTCAACATTGCCAGAAGAACCGTTGCCAAGTATCGCGGCGCGCTCGGCATACTCTCCTCTTCGAAACGCAAGGAGATTTTCTAGAGGTGGCGTGACGGAACTCTTTATTTTCGGGCTGAATGCACGTACACTCCAAATTACGGAGTGATATCGATCCAACAGCATCACAAGGAGGATCGTCGATGAACATCAGCTTGACGTTCAAGAATTTCGAACCGTCGGATCATCTGAGGAAGTACGCGCAAAAGCGCTTCGAAAAGCTGATCAAGTATGCCAACACCGGCAATACGGAGCTGAAGATAAATCTCGGGGTGGAGAAGTTCCGCCATATCGCCGAGGTCACGCTTTCCGGTGACAACATGAACATGTCCGCCGTGGAGGAGTCCGAGGACATGTACTCCTCCATCGACCTCGTGTACGACAAGATGACGTCGCAGGTCCGCAAGCTCCGCGAAAAGGGCAAGGACCGTCGTCGTTCCCGTGGCACCGTCCGCGACGAAGTCATCAGCTTCGAAGAAGGCGAAGCCGGACGCGAGGCGACCATTGTCGAGGCGCAGACCTACAAGCCCAAGCCCATGCTGGTGGACGAGGCTGCCATGCAGCTCGATACCCTCAATTACGAATTTCTCGTTTTCCTCAACGCCGAAACCGAGCGGGTCAACGTGATCTACCGCCGCAAGACGGGAGACTATGGTCTCATTGATCCCGGGATGTACGAATGAAGCTGGGTGATTTCCTGGATAACGAACTGATTTTGCCTGAACTTTCGGCCAGGACCAAATCTCGGGTCCTGGCCGAACTTGTGGCAGCCGTGGCTGAAAGGCGGCCGGAAATCGATGTGGAGGCCGCGCACAAGGTGCTCTTGGAGCGCGAGGCGCTCGGCACCACCGGCATCGGCGAGGGCATCGCCATCCCCCACGGCAAGCTCGACGCGCTGGAGGACATCGTCCTCGTGGTCGGGCGCTCCGCCGAGGGTGTGGAATTCGATGCGCTGGATTTCCGCCCCTGCCACATCTTCTTCCTCGTGCTCGCGCCAGAGAAGGTGGCCGGAATGCATCTGCGCATCCTCGCCCACATTTCGCGTATGCTCAAGGATGACGCATTTCGCAAGGCCTTCCTTTGTGCCGAGGGGCGCGAGGGATTGGCCAAGCTACTTGAGGGAGCGTGAGCCATGTTGGGCCGTGATGCATCCGGAGCGGAAAACAGCTTCCCGGTGATCATCCTCTCCGGCCTGTCCGGTGCGGGGAAATCGACGGCTCTTAAGGTTTTCGAGGACCTCGGATTCGTTACGGTGGATGGATTGCCGCCGAATCTCATCCCCGAACTCGTGGACCTTTTCCAGCGCCAGCGCGAGGTCTATCACCGTGGTCTCACGCTGGGCCTCGATGTCCGCCACTCCGACTTTCGCGAGAAATGGACCGGGGCGCTTGCCACCATGCGCAATAGCGGCGTCGAACCGCGAGTGGTCTTCGTGGAAGCCTCGGAAGAGGTTCTGCGCAGGCGTTACGCGGCGACGCGCCGTCCCCATCCGCTGGAGCAGGGCATCGGCCTTGATCGGGCGCTTGTGGAAGAGCGGGCGCTTCTGTTTCCCGTGCGTGATGTTGCGGAGATCGTGGTCGACACCTCCGACTATTCCATCCATGACCTGCGCCGCACCTTGCAAGAAAAGTGGAATTTTCTGCAGGACAAGCGCTACGGCCTGCATGTCTATCTCGTCACCTTCGGGTTCAAGCACGGCGTTCCCACGGATGCGGACCTCGTTTTCGATCTGCGGTTTCTGCCGAATCCGTACTTCGAGAAGGCGCTTCGGCCATTTACGGGGCGCGACAAGGCCGTGGCCGATTTCGTCCTTGGCTCGCCAGCGGGGCGGGAATATCTGGAAAAGCAATTGGAATTCCTGCATTATGTCCTGCCGTGCTACGCGCGGGAGGGCCGCTATCGGCTGACTGTGGCCATCGGCTGCACCGGCGGGCGGCATCGCTCCGTGGCCGTGGCTGAGGCTGTCTTTGACTCCTTGCGCGAGTCGGACTATGCAGTCTTTCTGGAACACAGGCATCTCGATTTGGATTAGAGCACCGCAGAACCGGGCCGTCCGGTCCCGCACACACTCCCAGCAGGAACATGAACACGGACAAGAAGACAAAGAACGTCGGCGTCATTATCGTCACGCATACCGATTACGGCACCCATCTGCTTAAGGCTGCCGAGGTTATCCTCGGCCCGCAGAAGGCCTGTGAGGCCATCGGTGTGGACGTCGCCCAGGAGATGGACGAGATTCTCAAGAATCTTCGAGAGGCCGTCCAGCGGACCGACACCGGTGCGGGCGTGCTTATCCTGACGGACATGTTCGGCGGCACTCCGACGAACCTGAGCCTGTCGCTTCTGGGAACCGGTCCCCTTGAAGTCATCACCGGCGTGAACCTGCCCATGCTGCTCAAGGTGCTGGGCACCCGGTCCATGGATCTCAAGAAGTTGGCCAGCGAGGCCTCCAATGCGGGCTGTCAGGGAATCGTCGTTGCGGGCGAAATCCTGCGACGAAAGGTCGCGGAGGCATAGGGCATGTTCTGGGTGCGCGTCGACAACCGGCTCGTTCATGGGCAGATAATCGAAACGTGGCTGCCGTTCACGAAGAGCCGCTGGATTATCGTCGCCAATGACGAACTTGTGGACGACGCGCTCCGGCAGGAGATCATGGGGCTGGCCATTCCGCATGGCATTGAGAAGCGTTTCGTCTCCGTCGCCGACGCATCCGGCTTTGTTGCGGATACCTTCGGCAAGGGTGCGGACCCGGATGCGCTGGTCCTGTTCGCCAGTTGTGCCGATGCCCGGCGGGCCTACGAGGCCGGGCTGGCTTTTCCTGTTTTGAATCTCGGCAACCTGCACTACGGGCCGGGCAAGGAGCAGATTTGCGCCCATGTGGCGCTGTCGGATACTGATCGGACGTGTCTCGGGTTCTTCTCCTCTTCCGGAATCGAGCTCGACTTCCGTTGCGTGCCCAGCGAACCCATTCAGGTGAGGCGCACATGGTAGAATCTCCTCTGATGACCATCGTCGCTGTCGCGGCTGTCGGTTTTTTTTTGTCCTCCTGTCCCTGTCCCGCTTCGCGATAAACGTCGGCATCCTTGAACGCCCGCTCGTTCAGGGGCTTGTGTGGGGACTGGTGACGGGGGATGTTTCGCTGGCCTTGTCCGTCTCCGCCGTCTTCGAACTCTTTTGGCTCGATCTCATTCCCGCGGGGACCTTCATCCCGCCCAATGCCGCCGCATCCAACCTTGCGGCGCTGATGCTCATCCACTTCTTTGGCTTCACCACCCCTGCCGAGGCCATGTTCCCCATCTTGTTCAGCCTCCCACTCAGTTGGTTCGCCGCGCGTCTGGAGCAGTTCCAGCGCTATAGGCAGAACGCCGCCTACGACGCCCTTCAGGCGCAGGTACGGCTGGGGCGTGACACGGCCTATGCGCCTGCCCGCTTGGTGGAGCGGTCCATCCTTCAGTCCGGCATCCTGTATTTCGTGTTCTTCGTCGCCAGCCTGATGGGGCTGATCGTCTTGACGGGCATGCTGCTTTCTAACGGTTTTCTGCATATGCAGACCGATGCGCTTGGCTGGGGGCACCTGTGGGTCGCCGCGAGTTTCGGTCCGCTGCTCTCGCTACGCTCCATGCGGGCCTATGCGCTACTTGTCGCCGGGGCCTGCTGTGTGACGGTAGCCGCATTCTTCGGTCGTTTCTGACGTTTTTTGTCCATCCTTCGCCCGGGGCTTCGGGATTTGCACGTTTCCTTCGGGGAATGCGGTTCTTGCTCCTTTTCTCACAAACATTCGGTGGCCGTGGTGCCGCATCCTGGGCCAGCGCGCGGAAAAGC
Coding sequences within:
- a CDS encoding PTS sugar transporter subunit IIC, with translation MNVGILERPLVQGLVWGLVTGDVSLALSVSAVFELFWLDLIPAGTFIPPNAAASNLAALMLIHFFGFTTPAEAMFPILFSLPLSWFAARLEQFQRYRQNAAYDALQAQVRLGRDTAYAPARLVERSILQSGILYFVFFVASLMGLIVLTGMLLSNGFLHMQTDALGWGHLWVAASFGPLLSLRSMRAYALLVAGACCVTVAAFFGRF
- a CDS encoding PTS sugar transporter subunit IIB; protein product: MFWVRVDNRLVHGQIIETWLPFTKSRWIIVANDELVDDALRQEIMGLAIPHGIEKRFVSVADASGFVADTFGKGADPDALVLFASCADARRAYEAGLAFPVLNLGNLHYGPGKEQICAHVALSDTDRTCLGFFSSSGIELDFRCVPSEPIQVRRTW